ACATAAAAGAGATTGTTTTAACTTTCTCAGTTGGGGAATAAGGTACACTGAATTTGTGTGGTTTTTCATGGAGTTTAGTAGctttaatattgtgtttttcagcataatatacagtgcttaacaaatttattagagcaccacccaaagtaaggtttatgccacagctatatcatgaagtgctttaatgtggactctttcattttcagtgagctctccacgttttaccattttgaacaggaatgaggaatttcaaactgaattcacctttttatacccaaatttgagccggctcactgggcttctctgagaagtcaaatattaatcaagcataacattcaaccactaaaactcatttttctgttcaggaatgcaagtaaataactataatttgacatattaatcaagaaatattaatgtgctttactattttttcagtttttttataaatcagtaaatttgaaaattcatggataacaacaataattatattttagcattaaaaatatcatttgggttaaagagcttttacatattggtgtattaaccattgcagaaaaataaaaaatgattttggtaattaccagtgctgttaatttagggcagctgtggcataaaccttactttgggtggtggtctaataaatttgttaagcactgtatattacagtatcatctgcataagtGTGAAGTCATGTGAAGTAGAATAAAAATGCACCGTGGTAGCCCTTCGTTATAAATGCAAAACTGATATCATGTTTTGAAACCTATGATTCTGAGACTCTACCacattaatgtcagattttaacCAGTGAAACATACCTGGAAATGCTGCTGAAGTTTCAAAACAATTAATGTGGATCCCAACTCCAGTGACATTAATGTGGAATCAAATAACCGTAAAAAGGACTTGCTGAGGAtattaaaaggcatttaaacagCATATAGCTTTCAAAAAGGTGGCATCCCTCTGGAAATTCAAACTCGCTTGAGGCAATGAATAGGTGAAAAATCTAAAGGTTAATAAGCATGAAGTGCTAACTTACTAGCTGGCATATTAGCCCTGTGCTTAGGGGTTTCATACTGGCATTTAGGGGAGGATCAATGCAagacattaaatttaaaaaggctTGACAATTTTGATAATTTACAAGCAAATGTCCCAAAGCTGACTTGAAATCACCTAAGTATATTTGTCATTCTATTGCAATGGTTTCCTGGTAATTACCTAGCCTGCCAGCATCCTGCAGCTGAATCTTGAGCATCTCCATTGGTGTGGTTATGATGACCTGACACATGCCTGCACAGCATCCTGCTAACATTTCCTTGAACACTGTCAACTTCCCGCTGAAGACAGGGGAGAGAAACAGACCAGATTAAGAACCAAAGGATGCCACTGGAGAACATGAGTCCAGTTTTTTTCCAGTGCTACTACTAACCCATCTTTGCTCAGCTGGTGGCGAAAGAAGTCATTAGCTGCCAGTTTGATGGCCTTCTCAGGGCTTACCAAGGTGAGATTTACTGCAGCACCTGAAACAAGCATGATATTGATAATGAAAAGTTGAATCCCAGGAAAAAAGATAATACAGCTTATCGCAGTGAATTTTGCATTCCATTAAAATGGCCTAGGTTCAATGAATGTTCACTGAGTGTTGGGTACATAAAATGGTCCACTGATGCATTGACTGGCCTACTTTATGTGGATTTTAATCAATGCGCTGAGCTTTAAAACAGTATGgatgatgaaaaaaaagagtgatCTTGGCTTCCTTTCAGAGTTCAGGTTAGTTTAGCCTACATGGCAAAAGAATCAGACTGCAATCAAAAGGATCAGTTTTAACAGTGTGACAGCCTTACCTCTGTACATGCCAAAGTAGCCTTCAGATTTTACTGTCTTTATTAGGCAATCCATCCTAAATGAAAAAAGATTAATTATGCAGCATTTTTAATGCTCTTTGTTTAATTTAGTACTGTTAACAGTGTCACATAATCTAATTCTAAATCTGGATTCTTACATGTTCTTGTAGAGCTGCTGCCCGCTGCGTTGGTTCTGCAGGCGGGTCTTGGCCAAGTCAATCGGGAACACACAGGTGACTCCTACCATGCCTGCTATCCCTCCATTGATCAGTTTGGCTGGGAGGCTGTTAACAGACAGGTTCAGACAGGTGACTAAcaattatcacatttttttcaccatggTTATGCAAGTAGTGGAAGGTGGGGCTCTGTCAGCTGAGGCGGCAAAACCTGTCGAAAATGaggactgatttttaaaaaccaaagGTCAAAGATTAGACAGAACATTCAAAGCAAAATCAGTTTATTGAGCTTCTTTTAAGTGTATGTGCCTACGGTATGAAAGGCATTAGCAATGCAACAGTTCTGCATATTGTGTGGTTACTTTGGAGAATATGGTCATTCAAAATTAACTCATCaaagaaggaaaacaaaacTACACAGATGCAGGAGGAATTACACATACTCATGCCTGAATGATTTCCAAAACATCCTCTTAAGAAAAAAGACATCAAACCAAATATTTTaagaatgtaaaaagaaatggtATTAAAGACATACAAGCATGCTTCTGATCAGCCTAAGTCCTGTATAGGACAGGTTCGTACCTGTACTGCTGTTCCTGGGCCATGGTTCTTGGTTGTTGTTAGAGCAAAAGTTGGTCAGCACTGAGAAAGAGGCCGCCGAGGGAGAGCAGGCTGAAGGTCCCCAAGAGACACTGAGCAAGGCAAGAGTAGAGAGGGGCTCAGGGTTATATATATAGAGGCAGGCCCAGCCCTGCACATTCAGGGATTAAATCTAACATTACTCTCCACCCACTGCACTCCTCTCCAAGTGCTGGAGCCAGCATATGTTTTCACCCTGCTCAGAAATCAAACTACACACCAAACAACCTTTAGGGACACACCTTTCAACGTGCGAGGGAATGAATTATTGCCAGCTGCAATCAGGTTatcttttcaacactttgtGGTCACAAAAGTAGGTTAaagtatgaatttaaaaaatcctttattatTCTAATATTCCTAATGCAGAATTTtgcttttcaactttttattttgccttttacaTCTTACTGTGTATTTATGTATCCCTTGAACTCAGTGGTGGACTCTGGATGTTTGAGGggtagggggaaaaaaatgataaaagggcACCAAGTGTGTGCCATGAGGCACCATTGTTCAAAAAGTTGTCAACAATTTAGAGTGAACTAGTTAGAAATCCTGGTTAAGATTTAACTTATTTAActtatttaaaattatgattaaacTTATGATTAAACACCTCTGTAAAAATCGGATGAGGAATTATGAGCTATTTAATATTCATTTAATAAAGATACAAACGGGAGgatgtcagtgaaaatgaactttATACCAAGGAGCTTGTAGCACTTCATTTTCTTTACTGTTGTggttttgtccacttagaggacacGCTGCTCACCCAACCCTGGCAAGTCAACCCTGGAGAGGACTCTATTACTTTTTGTCCACTGAAAGGGCAGCATGGAGGGCAATTTATCATGTATTGTCTGTTTAAAGGCAGCCTATAGAGAAACTTGGTCACATATCCTCTTAGGAGGGTAATTTGTATATTTTCTGTTTAGAGGGCACCAATGATGGctctttgtcatatttttccacttccAGTCCACTCCTCGTGCGTCATGTAGGCGGCAGCTGGGAGAATACCTGGAgggatggggcatgggcctagCGCATGCCTGGATGATGGCCGTCAGGAgtccagagcagtacaggactaATGTTGACATGGCAAattggcatatgctcccatatcTGACCTGACCTGAGAGGGTacttaaagggcactttgtcaagttttgcTTATTCAGGGGGAACTCCAAAGGGCAATTTGTAATATATTGTCCacttaaagggcactttattGTGTTTATCTAGTGGTATACAAGAGGGCCCTCTTGTAgcaaattttcaaacattaAAGCACCGAGGTTAACTTTAGCTTACCAGTGTCTAAACTCCTTAAACCTGCACATAAACTTACTTGTGATCACCTTTAGTAAGATTTGATCAAGCAAGATAAAAATTACTGTAGAGAGGATAAGAATGTCTCACATAGCCTTATGTGCTCAGCATAATTGACTCTAGATGAATGTAAGTTAATCTTAAATGCAGCTTAAGTGAGTGTTGTTTGTGTGCATTAAAAGTTAGCCATCAATTGAGCATTTTCCACACAACCTGCCTGACTATGATATCCTCATCATTTCATACTTCAGTTACCGTGGATGTTTAAACAAATGAAGCAAAGTGCAGcaggttttgacttttttagaAGATGTACAGCCCCTTGATGGTGTATTTCTGTACTGTGCATTGTCAAAAATATAGTGTATCTCCTTGAATCATGTAAGAAAAGAGTCTACTTTGAAGTTAGGCTGAGTATTCAATGTTGCTGATTTAAAGGTCTCTTATAATGCACTCATTATGTCCCTTTATTGACTTTCATTTCATTCTGATACACAGGTAACATAATTCAAATATACTGataaatattttcatgcatTGTCTTGCttactaattaaaaaaatagcatGACCATTAAAAGAGCTACAAAGAACTACAATAGTGCAGTAACAGGCAGAATCACTGCTGGTCCATTACATCCAACAGCTTTATGTTTGCTCTGCGTGTGCACTGCTGCATTAGCATGTTCTCAGGTTTCCAGAGTGCGCTTGTTCTTGCTTTCCATGTTGCCAGATATCGAGGTGCACTTGTCATAGGAGACCCTGCGAGTACGCAAACAGCGGTGTGAGCGAGTGTCACAGCGGCTGCAGCTGCACCGATGGGCTGAAGGATAAAACAGCTGTGGGTTCACATCCTTAGGGCAGCCAGATAACCAGGCGGGTCGATACACCAGCGAGAGGGGAACACAGCTACGCTGGATGAGGAAAGTCCTCCCAAAACGTCCCCTCAGATTAGTGTCCTGTGGGAGGAGAAACATGGTGGTTATAGGCTGTGCTGGGCTTTTAAACCAACAGTATCCAAACTCTGCCACCATCAATTTTAGTGTCTTTCTCCCTCACGTGAAATTCATCACAAAACAAACAGGGTTTATGCTTCATAGAGAGCAGTAGCAAGTTCATTGTTTAGAA
This window of the Cheilinus undulatus linkage group 11, ASM1832078v1, whole genome shotgun sequence genome carries:
- the LOC121517179 gene encoding thyrotropin subunit beta-like, giving the protein MTSAMMKFTLLCMLMAWTVCACTLKNHTLWIERQDCSQCVAVNTTICSGYCYTQDTNLRGRFGRTFLIQRSCVPLSLVYRPAWLSGCPKDVNPQLFYPSAHRCSCSRCDTRSHRCLRTRRVSYDKCTSISGNMESKNKRTLET